From the Leptospira biflexa serovar Patoc strain 'Patoc 1 (Paris)' genome, one window contains:
- a CDS encoding Zn-ribbon domain-containing OB-fold protein produces MTPTVTLTGIVCHKCQCKVAEVLDGCPSCGSESIETIELKQNGTIVSFTVVHVGFGHMASRAPYLLAIVQTEENVKLTTIIDGVTDFGSVKIGDTVRFKESDETIGPVFQY; encoded by the coding sequence ATGACCCCAACAGTGACTTTAACTGGCATTGTTTGCCACAAATGCCAATGCAAAGTAGCGGAAGTGTTAGATGGTTGCCCCTCTTGTGGCAGCGAATCCATTGAAACGATCGAATTAAAACAGAACGGAACGATTGTTTCCTTCACTGTTGTACATGTTGGTTTTGGTCATATGGCATCGCGAGCACCTTATTTACTTGCGATCGTACAAACGGAAGAAAATGTAAAACTCACGACAATCATAGATGGCGTGACTGATTTTGGTTCTGTCAAAATTGGTGACACGGTTCGGTTTAAGGAGAGTGATGAAACCATTGGACCGGTCTTTCAATATTAA